The Prionailurus bengalensis isolate Pbe53 chromosome A3, Fcat_Pben_1.1_paternal_pri, whole genome shotgun sequence genome includes a window with the following:
- the REL gene encoding proto-oncogene c-Rel translates to MASGGYNPCIEIIEQPRQRGMRFRYKCEGRSAGSIPGEHSTDNNRTYPSIQIMNYYGKGKVRITLVTKNDPYKPHPHDLVGKDCRDGYYEAEFGQERRPLFFQNLGIRCVKKKEVKEAIISRIRAGINPFNVPEQQLLDIEDCDLNVVRLCFQVFLPDEHGNLTTALPPVVSNPIYDNRAPNTAELRICRVNKNCGSVRGGDEIFLLCDKVQKDDIEVRFVLNDWEAKGIFSQADVHRQVAIVFKTPPYCRAITEPVTVKMQLRRPSDQEVSESMDFRYLPDEKDTYGNKAKKQKTTLLFQKLWQDCVNFPERPRPGLGSTGEGRFIKKESNFSHGAVLTDMSRTSGISSQADSYYSSSVSISSALSHHTSAIPAMVSQPSSWSSGAHPTSRSVNTNPLSSFSTGTLSSNSQGVSPYLEIPLVSDLNASNACIYNNANDIGRMEASSMSSADLYGISDANMLPNCPVNMNDSMRESDNPRLVSMNLENPSCNSVLDPRDLRQLHQMSSSSLSAGASSSTTAFVAQSEAFEGSDFNCTDNSMMNESGPSNGTNPNSHGFVHSQYSGIGTMQSEQLSDSFAFEYF, encoded by the exons ATGGCCTCCG GTGGGTATAACCCATGTATAGAGATAATTGAACAGCCCAGGCAGAGGGGAATGCGTTTTAGATACAAATGTGAAGGGCGGTCAGCAGGCAGCATTCCAGGGGAGCACAGCACAGACAACAACCGAACATACCCATCTATCCAG ATTATGAACTATTATGGAAAGGGAAAAGTGAGAATTACATTAGTAACAAAGAACGACCCATATAAACCTCATCCTCATGATTTAGTAGGAAAAGACTGCCGAGATGGCTACTATGAAGCAGAGTTTGGACAAGAACGCAGACCCTTGTT TTTTCAAAATTTGGGTATTCGAtgtgtaaagaaaaaagaagtaaaagaagctATTATATCAAGAATAAGGGCAGGAATCAATCCTTTCAATG TTCCTGAACAACAGCTGCTTGATATTGAAGATTGCGACCTCAATGTGGTGAGATTATGTTTTCAAGTTTTcctccctgatgaacatggtaATTTGACAACCGCTCTACCTCCTGTTGTCTCTAACCCAATTTATGACAACC GTGCTCCAAATACTGCAGAATTAAGGATTTGTCGTGTAAACAAGAACTGTGGAAGTGTCAGAGGAGGAGATGAAATATTTCTACTATGTGATAAAGTTcagaaag ATGACATAGAAGTTCGGTTTGTGTTGAACGATTGGGAAGCAAAAGGTATCTTTTCACAAGCTGATGTACACCGTCAAGTAGCCATTGTTTTTAAGACTCCACCATATTGCAGAGCTATAACAGAACCAGTAACAGTAAAAATGCAGCTGCGGAGACCTTCTGACCAGGAAGTTAGTGAATCCATGGATTTTAGATATCTGCCAGACGAAAAAG ATACTTATGGcaataaagcaaagaaacaaaaaacaactctacTTTTCCAGAAACTGTGGCAAGATTGTG TTAATTTTCCTGAAAGACCTAGACCTGGTCTAGGATCAACTGGAGAAGGACGATTCATCAAAAAAG AATCCAACTTTTCTCATGGTGCAGTTTTGACAGATATGTCCAGGACCTCAGGCATTTCAAGCCAAGCAGACTCCTACTATTCCTCGTCTGTGTCCATCTCGAGTGCGTTGTCACATCATACTTCAGCCATACCTGCAATGGTATCTCAGCCTTCAAGCTGGTCTTCGGGGGCCCACCCCACCTCACGCTCAGTCAACACAAATCCACTGAGTAGTTTTTCAACGGGGACACTTTCCTCTAATTCACAAGGTGTCTCACCATATTTGGAAATACCTCTTGTGAGTGATTTGAATGCCTCTAATGCTTGCATTTATAACAATGCTAATGACATAGGCAGAATGGAAGCATCATCCATGTCATCAGCTGATTTATATGGTATTTCTGATGCCAACATGCTACCGAATTGCCCTGTGAATATGAATGACAGCATGAGGGAGTCTGATAATCCAAGACTTGTGAGCATGAATCTTGAAAACCCCTCATGTAATTCAGTGTTAGACCCGAGAGACTTGAGACAGCTCCATCAGATGTCCTCTTCCAGTCTGTCAGCAGGCGCCAGTTCCAGTACTACGGCTTTTGTTGCACAGTCCGAGGCATTTGAGGGATCTGATTTCAATTGTACAGATAACAGTATGATGAATGAGTCAGGGCCATCAAACGGTACTAATCCAAACAGTCATGGTTTTGTTCATAGTCAGTATTCGGGTATTGGCACTATGCAGAGTGAGCAATTGAGCGACTCATTCGCgtttgaatatttttaa